GCAAGGCGCCTTCTACTTCCTCGAGATGAACACGCGGCTCCAGGTCGAGCACCCCGTGACCGAGCTGGTGACCGGACGCGATCTCGTGAAGGAGCAGCTCCGCATCGCCGCCGGCGAGAAGCTCGCCTTCGGCCAGGACGACGTGACGTGGCGGGGCTGGGCCATCGAGTGCCGCATCAACGCGGAGGATCCGCTCGCGGGCTTCGTGCCGTCGCCCGGCCGCATCGCCGGCCTGCGTGTCCCCGGCGGTCCGTGGGTGCGCGACGACTCCGGCGTGTACGCGGGCGCCACCGTGCCCCGCTTTTACGACACGCTCATGGCCAAGCTCATCGTGTGGGGCCCCGATCGCGAGGCCGCCATCGCGCGCATGCGCCGCGCGCTGAGCGAGTACCGCATCACCGGCGTGCGCAGCACCATTCCCGTGCTCGAGCGCATCATGGCCGACGGCGAGTTCGTCGCGGGCCGTCTCCACACCGGCTTCATGGAGCGGCTGCTCGGGGCCGGGATCGGGGGCGGCGCCGGCCGCCGCCGCCTCGCGCTGGTGGCCGCGACGCTCGCCGCCTACGAGCAGGGGGAGCGCCGCGCGCCCGCGCCGCCCTCGACAATGCCGAGCGTCTGGACACAGAGCGGCCGCTCGTGGACCCGCCCGCGATGAAGTTCGAGGCCGAGCTCGACGGCGCGCTGAGCCCCGTGGAGGTGGAGGGCGAGGCCGGACGCTATCGCGTGCGCCTGGACGGCCAGACGCTGGAGGTCGACGCGCGGCGCGTCGGGGAGGGGCTCTGGTCCCTGGTGCTCGGCGGGGAATCCATGGTCGCGGAGATCAGCGACGAGGACGGGGTGTCGGTGGTGCGCGTGGACGGCGAGATCTACCGCATCCGGGTCGAGGAGGAGTCGCGCTACCTCATCCGGACGCGCGGCGGCACCGCCGCCGGCCGTGGCCAGGTCCTCAAGGCCCCGATGCCGGGCCGGGTGGTGCTCATCGAGGTCGCGGTGGGCCAGCGAGTGCAGAAGGGGGACGGCCTTGTAATCCTCGAGGCGATGAAGATGGAGAACGAGTTCCGCGCCTCGGGGGAAGGGACGGTGAAGGAGATCCGCGTCCAGGCCGGTCAAGCCGTGAACCCCGGCGACGTGCTGCTGGTGATCGAGTAGGCATGGCGGCGGCCATCGAGTTCGCGGGCGTCAACAAGTGGTTCGGGCCGCTGCACGTCCTCGCCGACGTCACCCTCGACGTGGCGGCGGGTGAGGTGATCGTGGTCTGCGGCCCGTCCGGCTCGGGCAAGAGCACCCTCATCCGCTGCGTCAACCGCCTCGAGCCCATCCAGGGCGGCGCGATCAAGGTGCACGGCAAGTCCATCACCGCCTCGGACGTCAACCTCTCGCGCCTGCGTGCCGAGGTGGGGATGGTGTTCCAGTCCTTCAACCTGTTCCCGCACATGACGGTGCTCGAGAACGTCACACTGGCCCCCGTGAAGGTGAAGGGGCTCGCGACCGCCGAGGCCGAGAAGATCGCGCGCGGCCTTCTCGAGCGGGTGCACATTCCCGACAAGGCCGACAAGTATCCGGCCAATCTCTCCGGCGGCCAGCAGCAGCGGGTGGCCATCGCGCGCGCCCTTGCGATGCAGCCCCGCATCATGCTGTTCGACGAGCCCACCTCGGCGCTGGACCCCGAGATGATCAACGAGGTGCTCGAGGTCATGACGGATCTCGCGAAGGACGGCATGACCATGATGGTGGTGACGCACGAGATGGGCTTCGCCCGCCGCGTCGCGCACCGCGTGGTCTTCATGGACGCCGGCCGCGTCGTCGAGGTCCAGACTCCCGAGACGTTCTTCGCCGCGCCGCGCTCGGAGCGCGCGAAGGACTTTCTGTCCAAGATCCTGTCCCACTAGCTCCGCCCCGCAAGGAGGCCCTGCATGAAGCGTGTCATTGGATTCATCACCGCCGTCGCCCTGCTCGCCGCCGGGGTCGCCCCGGTGACCGCGCAGCAGCTGACCGGCACCCTCGAGAAGATCAGCCAGTCCGGCGTACTCACCATCGGCACCCGCACCGGCTCGCCGCCCTTCGCGTACGTCAACGCCAAGAACGAGTGGGTCGGCTTCTCCATCGATCTCGTCGAGGAGCTGGTGAAGCCCGCGATCGAGAGGAAGATCGGCAAGCCCATCAAGGTCGAGAAGAAGGAATCCACCCCGCCCACCCGCATTCCCCTCCTCACGTCGAACGCGGTGGATCTCATCGCGGGGACCATGACGGACACGCGGACGCGGCGGGAGAGCGTGGACTTCTCCATCACGTTCTTCGTGACGGGCGCCCAGTTCCTCGTGAAGAAGGGGAGCCCGATCAAGGGCATCCAGAACATCGACGGCAAGCGCATCGCCGCCCAGCAGGGCTCGACGAACGCCCGCATCATCCGCGAGAAGGCGCCCAAGGCGCAGCTCCGCGAGTTCCCCGACCAGCCCGCCGCCTTCCAGGCGCTCCTCCAGGGGCAGGTCGACGCGTACACCAACGACGGCATCCAGCTCGCCGGCCTGAAGTCCAAGGCGCCGAATC
The Candidatus Methylomirabilota bacterium genome window above contains:
- a CDS encoding amino acid ABC transporter ATP-binding protein: MAAAIEFAGVNKWFGPLHVLADVTLDVAAGEVIVVCGPSGSGKSTLIRCVNRLEPIQGGAIKVHGKSITASDVNLSRLRAEVGMVFQSFNLFPHMTVLENVTLAPVKVKGLATAEAEKIARGLLERVHIPDKADKYPANLSGGQQQRVAIARALAMQPRIMLFDEPTSALDPEMINEVLEVMTDLAKDGMTMMVVTHEMGFARRVAHRVVFMDAGRVVEVQTPETFFAAPRSERAKDFLSKILSH
- a CDS encoding transporter substrate-binding domain-containing protein, producing the protein MKRVIGFITAVALLAAGVAPVTAQQLTGTLEKISQSGVLTIGTRTGSPPFAYVNAKNEWVGFSIDLVEELVKPAIERKIGKPIKVEKKESTPPTRIPLLTSNAVDLIAGTMTDTRTRRESVDFSITFFVTGAQFLVKKGSPIKGIQNIDGKRIAAQQGSTNARIIREKAPKAQLREFPDQPAAFQALLQGQVDAYTNDGIQLAGLKSKAPNPAQWDIVGDFFSYEPYGMALRKGDADFRAVVNAGLMEGIESGKYFEIYDKWFGAKGELPYPMSAAVRSFMIYQVVPK
- a CDS encoding biotin/lipoyl-containing protein, producing the protein MDPPAMKFEAELDGALSPVEVEGEAGRYRVRLDGQTLEVDARRVGEGLWSLVLGGESMVAEISDEDGVSVVRVDGEIYRIRVEEESRYLIRTRGGTAAGRGQVLKAPMPGRVVLIEVAVGQRVQKGDGLVILEAMKMENEFRASGEGTVKEIRVQAGQAVNPGDVLLVIE